In Methanocella sp., the sequence AGTGGCTCTAACTGCCGCCCATAATGAAATTTTACGATTCATGGAAGTTTAACTTATGTCTAAATAAAACTATATAATATAAAACTTCGATGGTATTTTCAAAAAATTGTAACTAAAAATGATTGTTTATTTTATATAACACACCTTACCTTTAAACCACTATTTCGACGAGCGCCAAACATAATAACTAATGTTTAAAACCCCATTTATTGATTGTGAGAATTTTGTAGACTATGGTAGAATTGGCTTAAGCACGCCATCAAAAAATAGTAGAGGACTCGGCTGATTTTGTATTGCCACCAGACTCGCCTGTAAAGATACGAAAACATTATCGCTGCTTATATCCTTGATTTTAATCCTGTCCTCCTCATTCACAAAATTACCCATATGACCGAACGATTATAAAATAACTCTCATATACAAATAGCTTGTATATATTATATTATTAGAGATGGTCTAATTGCCGATAGAGACGGATGAAGTGTACAGGACTGTACCGCTGGATAAGATACCCTGGAACATCGAGACTCCTCCACAAGCCCTCGTAGACCTGGTGGATAGCGGATGCGTCAAGCCCTGTAGGGCTGTGGACTTGGGCTGTGGGGCCGGGAATTACGCCATTTACCTGGCCGGTAGGGGATTTGACGTGACTGGGATCGATATCTCGCCCAGGGCAATCGAGATCGCCCGGGATAACGCCCGGAAAAAAGGCGTAAAGTGCAGGTTCATCATTGCCGACATCCTCGGCGACCTACACAATATTAGAGAAATGTTTGATTTTGCCTATGATTGGGAAATGTTACACCACATTTTCCCTGACGATCGGTTTAGATACGTCCGAAATGTCCACGGGCTGTTAAACCTGGGGGCTAAGTATCTCTCCGTTTGCTTTAACGAGGAAGACTCCAGTTTCGGCGGCGCGGGTAAAGTTCGTGGAACCCAGCTCGGAACGATCTTGTATTTTTCATCCCTCGAGGAATTAAAAGTCCTGTATGAGCCTTACTTTAGGATCATAGATGCTAAGGTAATAGTTATAGAGGGAAAGAACGTTGAGCACATGGTTAATTATATCTTCATGGAGAAAAAATAGGAAACCACGAACACTAAAATGCAAAAGGGTGGTTTGAGGACAAAGTGATCTCATCAATAACCCCATTATTGCTCATTCAGGCATTGTTTAGATAATAGGAATAGGAAAATTGGATGATATCGGCAACAATAGAAGCAGCATTTTCGACATTAGCAGGTGCCCTAGTGGGCGGTGTCATATCATATTTTGCGTCGTATTTTGCGGCTAAATGGCAGTTCGGTAAAACAATGGAGTTCGAGCGAGAACAGGATAAGATTAGACGAGAAGAGCAGACTAGGATTGAAAAAGAACAGAAAGACAGATGTATTATCTGGATGACGGGTTAAAGAACCATTTATAGGGTTTATTTCACCCGTGTCAACCAGATTGTGAACAAAACCAAATAAAACATGCACAGTCGAAAATAAGCCTTTTATAAAGGAATATGCCCTGTGCCGGACTTGAACCAGCGACATCCAGATCTTCAGTCTGGCGCTCTCCCGACTGAGCTAACAGGGCTTTATGGTTTAATGTTTAAGGCATTGATATTTGTAACTTTGCCGGTTTTTAAGTGGGGGTAAAGGGATTCGAACCCATGGCCTTCCGGTTATGAGCCGGACGCTCTGACCTGGCTAAGCTACACCCCCTTTACCTTAAGCGCCGCCAACAGGACTCGAACCTGTGACATGCTGGTTAACAGCCAGCCACTCTACCAACTGAGTTATGGCGGCAGCGAGATAGATATCGTGAAATCCTATATTTGGGGATTTAACACCACTTTTACTGGTATCTAACATATTTATAACTAACGGTTCTGTGTTTATGAAAAATCATCGTAATGCCGGGCCTCTTCGCGGGTCTATGCCAGCCTGATGGCTGTCTAATCGTCTTTTTAGGTTCTCCGATGGCTGTGGCCGGTAAGTAGGGGCGCTTCCGCGCAGCGCAGCACCCTACTCGCACGGCCGCAGTTGTGGAGGGCTTGTACGCAAGACCTAAGCGCAGTGGATCAATATTTGTTTAGCGGTCCTTTGCCATTTTTCCATTTTCGCACAGCCCGTCGGTTTTTCAACACGAAAACACGAAAATTTTTATATCCCACGTAAGAGCACGAAAATCACTAAGATGGATGCTTTGGCGTCAAAACACCAAACAACCTCCCAAAGGCACGGACCTCACTAAATTATTTGAAACACTAGAGAAAGCATATCTAAATAAAGCATAAGGATCATGCCGCCCTCGTGTTTCAATCCTTTGGTGAATTTAGTGTTCTCCGTGAGGCTTGTTTCGTGTTTTAAGCGCCAGGCATGGACCTTAGTGATTATCGAGACTTACGTGGGATATAAAAGAATTCGTGTTTTCGTGTTGAAAAACCGGACAAATCAGCGAACCACACGAACAAAGGACAAACGATAACACAACAAACACGGAACCACTGGATCAGCTTTTTACTCTGAAGAGAAAAAACTCATTGCCCCCCGCCATCTCCAAAATGTCTCGACGACCGCGGATTAATTATACTGGCCTAATAAAAACATCCCATTCGGCTCCAAGTAAAGATAGATTTATAACCTGAAAGCGATTTATTTACTTCATTAACTTTTCCAAGAGCGGAGGTTTAATGCACATCATATCCATCGCAGACTTGAGTGTCGATGACATCTACGGCATTCTCGAGCTGGCAGAGGACCTCAAGAAGAAGAGGAAAGAAGGCGTCGTGACGGACTACCTGAAGAACAAGAGTCTCGCCATGATATTCGAGAAATCATCTACCAGGACAAGAGTGTCGTTCGAAGTGGGCATGACCGACCTGGGAGGGCATGGAGTATACCTGGACCCGGGGATGATGCAGCTCGGCCGGGGCGAGACGCTGCCGGATACGGCTAAAATACTCTCGGGGTACGTTCACGGCATCATGATCCGGGCGAAAAGCCACGATACGGTGATCGAGATCGCGAAGAACGCGACTGTGCCAGTCGTCAACGGGCTCACGGACCACGAGCACCCGTGCCAGGCGCTGGCCGACCTCATGACCATCCGGGAAAGAAAAGGATACATCGAAGGGCTCAGGTTCGCGTGGATAGGCGATGGGAACAATGTCTGTCATTCATTGATCCTGGCATCGGCCATGACGGGGATGAAGATGAGCGTCGCGTGCCCGAAGGGATATGAGCCCGACACGAATGTCGTTAAAAAGGCGCAGGCGATGGGCGGCGATATCGAGGTCACGAACGACCCTAAGGCCGCCGCAATGGACGCGGACGTGCTCTATACGGACGTCTGGGTATCCATGGGCGACGAGGCCGAGAAAGATAAAAGGCTAAAGGACCTCCGGGATTACCAGATCAACATGGGCCTCGTGAAGCTGGCGAAAAAAGACTGCGTCGTCCTGCACTGCCTGCCGGCACACCGGGGACAGGAGATCACCGACGACGTCATGAAATGTAAGAATTCCGCCATCTTCGAGCAGGCGGAGAACCGGCTGCACGTCCAGAAAGCGCTGCTCGTAAAGCTAATCGGTAACAATGCCCGAGCGTAAGTTAACGGAACATCCGGCCGCCGTCAAAGGCTTTAATTCGCTGTGGGGCTGGCACCACGACCGGGACCCCGTCGTCGTGGCGTTCAACTTTTTATTGCTGCAAGTAGTTCGGTATAGCCCCTCCCTTCAACTCAAGATCGGGTGTATGAGAGCCATGGGCGTCAAGGCCGGCGAGCACGTGTCCATGGCACTCGAGGCTACGGTGGATATCATTTATCCCGAGCTGATCGAGATCGGCGATAACACCGTCGTCGGCTATCGGACAACTATTTTAGCCCACGAGTACCTTATCGACACGTACAGGACGGGCAGGGTCATCATCGGTAAGAACGTGCTTATCGGCGCCAATGCCACCATACTCGCGGGAGTCACAATCGGCGACGGCGCCGTAGTATCAGCCTGCTCGCTCGTCAACCGGGACGTGCCCGCCGGCGCCTTCGTGGGCGGCGTGCCCGCGAAGATCATCGAGAGGGAAAACGATGTTCAATCCGGTTAAATTCGTCGTCGACCTGGTCTACGGCGATAAGCGCCTCCTGGCGCTCATCATTTTGATCAACGTCATAGGCTCGGCCTTCGGCTTTTATTACTACTGGGACCAGCTCATGATGACGCCCTGGTACTACTGGCTCTTCGTGCCGGACTGTCCGCTCTATACGTTCTTCATGATCTTCGCGCTGCTATTCATCGCCATGGGCAAGCCCAACGACACGTTCAACGTTATTACGGCTG encodes:
- a CDS encoding acyltransferase gives rise to the protein MPERKLTEHPAAVKGFNSLWGWHHDRDPVVVAFNFLLLQVVRYSPSLQLKIGCMRAMGVKAGEHVSMALEATVDIIYPELIEIGDNTVVGYRTTILAHEYLIDTYRTGRVIIGKNVLIGANATILAGVTIGDGAVVSACSLVNRDVPAGAFVGGVPAKIIERENDVQSG
- a CDS encoding class I SAM-dependent methyltransferase, whose translation is MPIETDEVYRTVPLDKIPWNIETPPQALVDLVDSGCVKPCRAVDLGCGAGNYAIYLAGRGFDVTGIDISPRAIEIARDNARKKGVKCRFIIADILGDLHNIREMFDFAYDWEMLHHIFPDDRFRYVRNVHGLLNLGAKYLSVCFNEEDSSFGGAGKVRGTQLGTILYFSSLEELKVLYEPYFRIIDAKVIVIEGKNVEHMVNYIFMEKK
- the argF gene encoding ornithine carbamoyltransferase, which gives rise to MHIISIADLSVDDIYGILELAEDLKKKRKEGVVTDYLKNKSLAMIFEKSSTRTRVSFEVGMTDLGGHGVYLDPGMMQLGRGETLPDTAKILSGYVHGIMIRAKSHDTVIEIAKNATVPVVNGLTDHEHPCQALADLMTIRERKGYIEGLRFAWIGDGNNVCHSLILASAMTGMKMSVACPKGYEPDTNVVKKAQAMGGDIEVTNDPKAAAMDADVLYTDVWVSMGDEAEKDKRLKDLRDYQINMGLVKLAKKDCVVLHCLPAHRGQEITDDVMKCKNSAIFEQAENRLHVQKALLVKLIGNNARA